In Mariluticola halotolerans, one DNA window encodes the following:
- a CDS encoding ABC transporter substrate-binding protein, whose product MKLTPILIGACSALAFASAAQAATLTIATVNNGDMVRMQKLTDDFTAMYPDIELEWVTLEENVLRQRVTTDIATKGGQFDVMTIGTYEVPIWANQNWLVPLDNLGDDYDVDDLLPAIRGGLSVDGTLYAAPFYGESSMVMYRKDLIEKAGLTMPDAPTWEFIADAARKMTDRDNDINGICLRGKAGWGENMAFLTATANSFGARWFDMDWNPQFDQPQWKDTLQFYVDLMNDAGPAGSSSNGFNENLALFQQGKCGMWIDATVAASFVTNPTDSTVADQVGFALAPDNGLGKRGNWLWAWSLAIPAGSQNADDAAKFISWATSKHYLDLVAENEGWANVPPGTRTSLYENPEYQAAAPFAAMTLQSINAADPTNPTVDPVPYVGVQFVAIPEFQGIGTSVGQVFSAALAGSTSVDDALSQAQEITRREMQAAGYID is encoded by the coding sequence ATGAAACTCACACCGATTTTGATCGGCGCGTGCAGCGCCTTGGCATTCGCCAGCGCGGCGCAAGCTGCGACCCTGACCATCGCCACCGTCAACAATGGCGACATGGTCCGCATGCAAAAGCTGACCGACGATTTCACCGCCATGTATCCCGACATCGAGCTGGAATGGGTCACGTTGGAGGAAAACGTCCTGCGTCAGCGCGTCACCACCGACATCGCCACCAAGGGTGGCCAGTTCGACGTGATGACCATTGGCACCTATGAAGTGCCGATCTGGGCCAACCAGAACTGGCTGGTCCCGCTCGACAATCTCGGCGACGATTATGACGTTGACGACCTGCTCCCCGCCATTCGCGGCGGCCTCAGCGTTGACGGCACCCTCTATGCCGCCCCCTTCTATGGCGAAAGCTCCATGGTCATGTACCGCAAGGACCTGATCGAGAAGGCCGGCCTCACCATGCCGGACGCCCCCACCTGGGAATTCATTGCCGACGCGGCCCGCAAGATGACCGACCGCGACAATGACATCAACGGCATCTGCCTGCGCGGCAAGGCCGGCTGGGGCGAGAACATGGCCTTCCTCACCGCCACCGCCAATTCCTTCGGCGCGCGCTGGTTCGATATGGACTGGAACCCCCAGTTCGATCAGCCCCAGTGGAAAGACACGCTCCAGTTCTACGTTGACCTGATGAACGATGCCGGTCCTGCCGGGTCCTCGTCCAACGGCTTCAACGAAAACCTGGCACTGTTCCAGCAGGGCAAATGCGGCATGTGGATTGACGCCACCGTCGCGGCGTCCTTTGTCACCAACCCCACCGATTCAACCGTCGCCGACCAGGTCGGCTTTGCCCTCGCCCCCGATAACGGCCTTGGCAAGCGCGGTAACTGGCTCTGGGCCTGGTCACTGGCCATTCCCGCCGGCAGCCAGAATGCTGACGACGCCGCCAAGTTCATCTCATGGGCCACCTCCAAGCATTATCTGGATCTGGTCGCCGAGAATGAAGGCTGGGCCAACGTACCCCCGGGCACCCGTACCTCGCTGTACGAAAACCCCGAATATCAGGCCGCCGCGCCTTTCGCTGCGATGACCCTGCAGTCAATCAACGCTGCTGACCCCACCAACCCGACAGTCGATCCGGTGCCTTATGTTGGCGTCCAGTTCGTCGCCATTCCTGAATTCCAGGGCATTGGCACCTCGGTCGGTCAGGTCTTCTCCGCTGCGCTGGCCGGCTCAACCTCGGTCGATGACGCCCTGTCACAGGCACAAGAGATCACCCGCCGCGAAATGCAGGCTGCCGGCTATATCGACTAG
- a CDS encoding LysR family transcriptional regulator, translating into MESRNRSGDQLLPTQPWMTGFFPKGLRIRHLQLITALEETGQLGEAARVLGISQPAASRMLAEMEGVLDTTLCRRQPKGIVLTTSGSAFSSRARSVLIQLREIEREITFLKSGGSGFASIGSVTGAVELIVPALRQVKQTNPLINAHISVNTSNVLGADLLNGSHDFVIARIPDNMDPAPFLIRTFDPERVVILVRAGHPLLEREAVSLTELGNAEWVLHPPGTLMRRAIDDALIAADARPPQNTISTTSLLASLAIITQSDALVAVGAEVAKIVAGDAGMSSSVRTLPLKENIRIKPYGLLTLRERMLSPTAQLVHDQILHQFNLREGKSPSEPA; encoded by the coding sequence ATGGAGTCACGCAACCGTTCCGGCGACCAATTGCTGCCAACCCAGCCCTGGATGACCGGCTTCTTTCCCAAAGGCCTGCGCATTCGCCATCTGCAATTGATCACAGCCCTTGAAGAGACCGGCCAGCTTGGCGAAGCCGCCCGTGTGCTGGGCATATCCCAGCCCGCCGCCTCGCGCATGCTGGCTGAAATGGAAGGCGTGCTGGATACCACCCTGTGCCGGCGCCAGCCCAAGGGCATTGTGCTCACCACCTCTGGCAGCGCTTTCTCCAGCCGCGCCCGCAGCGTCCTCATCCAGCTGCGTGAAATCGAGCGCGAGATTACCTTTCTCAAATCAGGTGGCAGCGGCTTTGCCAGCATCGGCTCTGTCACCGGCGCCGTCGAACTGATCGTGCCGGCTTTGCGTCAGGTCAAGCAAACCAACCCTCTCATCAACGCCCATATCAGCGTCAATACCAGCAACGTACTGGGGGCGGATCTGCTCAATGGCAGCCATGATTTCGTCATTGCCCGCATACCCGACAACATGGACCCCGCCCCCTTCCTGATCCGCACATTCGATCCCGAGCGGGTGGTTATTCTGGTGCGTGCCGGGCACCCGCTGCTCGAACGCGAGGCTGTGTCCCTCACCGAACTGGGCAATGCCGAATGGGTGCTGCACCCGCCCGGCACCCTGATGCGGCGTGCCATTGATGACGCGTTGATTGCCGCCGACGCTCGCCCGCCGCAAAACACCATCAGCACCACCTCGCTTCTGGCCTCGCTCGCCATCATCACCCAGTCCGATGCGCTGGTGGCTGTGGGGGCCGAAGTCGCCAAGATCGTTGCCGGAGACGCCGGCATGAGCTCCTCGGTCCGCACTCTGCCCCTCAAGGAGAATATCCGCATCAAACCATACGGCCTGTTAACCCTGCGCGAACGCATGCTCTCGCCCACAGCCCAGCTTGTTCATGACCAGATTTTGCATCAATTCAATCTGCGCGAAGGCAAATCACCATCAGAGCCCGCATGA
- a CDS encoding carbohydrate ABC transporter permease, giving the protein MARAVSLNRRIGFSALAWIIGLLLFFPIFWTILTSFKSEGDAIASPPLLFFNFTLENYIEVQLRSDYFKHFMNSVIIAGGSTILALLIAVPSAWAMAFSPTKNTKNVLMWMLSTKMMPPVGVLVPIYLLFRSWGLLDTHFGLTIVMMLINLPIIIWMLYTYFKEIPSEILEASRMDGAVLWKEIVYVLLPMAVPGIASTLLLNVILAWNEAFWTLNLTAAKAAPLTAFIAAYSSPEGLFWAKLSAASTMAIAPILILGWFSQRQLVRGLTFGAVK; this is encoded by the coding sequence ATGGCCCGCGCTGTCTCGCTCAATCGCCGCATCGGTTTCTCGGCTCTGGCCTGGATTATCGGCCTCTTGCTGTTCTTCCCGATCTTCTGGACGATCCTGACCAGCTTCAAGTCGGAAGGCGATGCCATCGCCTCCCCGCCCTTGCTGTTCTTCAACTTCACGCTGGAGAATTATATCGAGGTGCAATTGCGCTCCGATTACTTCAAGCACTTCATGAACTCGGTGATCATCGCCGGCGGCTCAACCATTCTCGCGCTGCTCATTGCGGTGCCCTCGGCCTGGGCCATGGCATTCTCGCCCACCAAGAACACCAAGAACGTCCTGATGTGGATGCTCTCCACCAAAATGATGCCGCCGGTTGGCGTTCTGGTGCCGATCTATCTGCTGTTCCGCAGCTGGGGCCTGCTCGACACCCATTTCGGCCTGACCATTGTGATGATGCTCATCAACCTGCCGATTATCATCTGGATGCTCTACACCTATTTCAAGGAAATCCCCTCAGAGATCCTTGAGGCATCCCGGATGGATGGCGCGGTGCTATGGAAGGAAATCGTCTATGTGCTTTTGCCCATGGCTGTTCCCGGCATCGCGTCCACCCTGTTGCTCAACGTCATCCTCGCCTGGAACGAAGCCTTCTGGACACTCAACCTGACCGCCGCCAAAGCCGCGCCTTTGACAGCCTTCATCGCCGCCTATTCCAGCCCTGAAGGTCTGTTCTGGGCCAAGCTCTCGGCAGCATCCACCATGGCCATTGCGCCAATCCTCATTCTCGGCTGGTTCTCGCAGCGTCAATTGGTACGCGGCCTGACATTCGGCGCGGTTAAATAG
- a CDS encoding carbohydrate ABC transporter permease, whose translation MATAHTRTLSRFMMAPSVLLLFAWMAVPLAMTIYFSFQRYNLLNPDRQRFAGWFNYQFFLSDPAFFAAISNTLILVGGVLAITIVGGILLALLLDQPIFGQGIVRILFISPFFVMPTVSALVWKNMMMNPVFGIFANIAKTFGLEPVDWFASVPLLSIIIIVAWQWLPFATLILLTALQSLDEEQKEAAEMDGAKPFALFFHIILPHMSRAITVVILIETIFLLSIFAEILVTTNGGPGTASTNLTFLVYARALLNFDVGGASAGGVIAVILANIVAIFLMRMIGKNLEA comes from the coding sequence ATGGCTACCGCACACACACGCACCCTGTCGCGTTTCATGATGGCACCATCCGTGCTGCTGCTGTTCGCCTGGATGGCCGTGCCGCTGGCAATGACGATCTATTTCTCGTTCCAGCGCTACAACCTGCTGAACCCCGATCGCCAGCGCTTCGCCGGCTGGTTCAACTACCAGTTCTTTCTCAGCGACCCGGCCTTTTTCGCCGCCATTTCAAACACACTGATCCTTGTCGGTGGCGTGCTCGCCATCACCATTGTCGGCGGCATCCTTTTGGCGCTCCTGCTCGACCAGCCGATCTTTGGCCAGGGCATTGTGCGCATCCTGTTCATCTCCCCCTTCTTCGTCATGCCCACCGTCTCGGCGCTGGTGTGGAAGAACATGATGATGAACCCGGTTTTCGGCATCTTCGCCAATATCGCCAAGACATTCGGGCTCGAACCGGTAGACTGGTTCGCCAGCGTCCCGCTTTTATCCATCATCATCATCGTCGCCTGGCAATGGCTGCCGTTTGCGACCCTTATCCTTTTGACCGCCCTGCAATCGCTTGATGAAGAGCAAAAGGAAGCCGCCGAAATGGATGGCGCAAAACCCTTTGCCCTGTTCTTTCACATCATCCTGCCGCACATGTCGCGCGCCATCACCGTGGTCATTCTGATCGAGACCATCTTCCTGCTCTCAATCTTTGCCGAAATCCTTGTCACCACCAATGGCGGCCCGGGCACGGCCTCAACCAACCTCACCTTCCTGGTTTATGCCCGCGCCCTTTTGAATTTCGATGTGGGTGGTGCCTCCGCCGGCGGCGTCATCGCTGTCATCCTGGCCAATATCGTTGCGATCTTCCTGATGCGGATGATCGGCAAGAACCTGGAGGCGTAA
- the mmsA gene encoding multiple monosaccharide ABC transporter ATP-binding protein, whose translation MTKTILEMRNITKTFPGVKALQDVNLDVREGEIHAVVGENGAGKSTLMKVLSGVYPHGDYSGEIFYDGQECRFKGIHDSERLGIVIIHQELALVPLLSISENIFLGNEGARFGVIDWMANEKKTAALLQKVGLKEDPNTLITNIGMAKQQLVEIAKALAKDVRLLILDEPTSSLSEKDSDALLELLKELKAQGIASILISHKLNEIGKVADRITILRDGQTIETLETEDISEDRIITSMVGRSLDDRFPPRDPDIGEVVFEVKNWVVHHEVHPERRVIDNIDLNVRKGEVVGIAGLMGAGRTEFAMSVFGKTYGRNISGDVYLHGKKVDVSSVGKAVQQGIAYATEDRKTYGLNLIDHIKHNTTIANLKGVSSRGVIDDMRELNVANDFRGRTNIKSSSVYQVTGNLSGGNQQKVVLSKWLFADPDVLILDEPTRGIDVGAKYEIYTIIAKLAAEGKGILVISSEMPELLGICDRIYVMNEGRIVGELSGKDASQETIMRAIVRAEGKAS comes from the coding sequence ATGACCAAGACGATCCTGGAGATGCGCAACATCACCAAGACCTTCCCCGGCGTGAAAGCGCTGCAAGACGTCAATCTGGACGTGCGCGAGGGGGAAATTCATGCGGTGGTGGGGGAGAATGGCGCAGGCAAATCTACCCTGATGAAAGTGCTGAGCGGGGTTTATCCCCATGGCGATTATTCAGGCGAAATTTTTTATGACGGGCAGGAATGCCGTTTCAAGGGCATTCACGACAGCGAACGGCTGGGCATTGTCATCATCCATCAGGAGCTGGCGCTGGTGCCGCTTTTGTCGATTTCCGAGAATATATTCCTTGGCAATGAAGGCGCGCGATTTGGCGTTATCGACTGGATGGCCAATGAGAAGAAGACCGCGGCGCTGCTGCAAAAAGTGGGGCTGAAAGAAGACCCCAATACCCTCATTACCAATATCGGCATGGCCAAGCAGCAATTGGTGGAGATCGCCAAGGCGCTGGCCAAGGATGTGCGTTTGCTCATTCTGGATGAGCCGACATCAAGCTTGTCGGAGAAGGATAGCGATGCCCTGCTGGAGTTGCTGAAAGAACTGAAGGCGCAGGGCATCGCCTCTATCCTGATTTCGCACAAGCTCAACGAGATCGGCAAAGTGGCCGACCGGATTACCATTTTGCGTGACGGGCAGACGATTGAGACGCTGGAAACCGAGGATATTTCCGAGGACCGCATCATCACCTCGATGGTGGGCCGGTCGCTGGATGACCGGTTTCCGCCGCGTGACCCCGATATTGGCGAAGTGGTGTTCGAGGTCAAGAACTGGGTAGTGCACCATGAAGTGCATCCCGAGCGGCGGGTGATCGACAATATCGATCTTAATGTGCGCAAAGGCGAAGTGGTGGGCATTGCCGGGCTGATGGGGGCCGGGCGGACCGAATTTGCCATGAGCGTTTTCGGCAAAACCTATGGCCGCAATATCAGCGGCGATGTGTATTTGCATGGCAAAAAAGTGGATGTGTCGAGTGTCGGCAAGGCGGTGCAGCAAGGGATTGCCTATGCCACCGAAGACCGCAAGACCTATGGCCTCAACCTGATCGACCACATCAAGCATAATACGACAATTGCCAACCTCAAGGGTGTTTCCAGCCGGGGGGTGATTGATGATATGCGCGAACTCAATGTGGCCAATGATTTTCGCGGGCGCACCAATATCAAGTCATCCAGCGTTTATCAGGTGACGGGCAATCTGTCGGGCGGCAACCAGCAAAAGGTTGTGCTGTCGAAATGGCTGTTCGCCGATCCCGATGTGCTGATCCTTGATGAGCCGACGCGCGGCATTGATGTGGGGGCGAAATACGAGATCTATACGATCATCGCCAAGCTGGCGGCCGAGGGCAAAGGCATTCTGGTGATCTCATCGGAAATGCCGGAACTGTTGGGCATTTGCGACCGGATTTATGTGATGAATGAGGGGCGGATTGTAGGAGAACTCTCCGGCAAGGACGCCTCGCAGGAAACGATTATGCGCGCTATTGTTCGCGCGGAGGGGAAGGCTTCATGA
- the chvE gene encoding multiple monosaccharide ABC transporter substrate-binding protein: MKKLASMFAVAAMAAGVFAAPVLQAQAQDKGTVGIAMPTQSSLRWISDGNELKAALEAKGYGVDLQYAEDDIPNQLAQVENMITKGVKALVVASIDGTTLSSVLQQAADGGVLVVAYDRLIRDSGNVDYYTTFDNFQVGVLQANSLVDGLKERFPDGKPWNVELFGGSPDDNNAFFFYDGAMSVLQPMIDAGDIVIKSGQMGMDKVGTLRWDGAVAQARMDNLLSAHYSDGGRVDGVLAPYDGLSRGIISSLRGVGYGAADQPWPIVTGQDAETPSVKGIIAGEQYSTVFKDTRELAKVTANLVDAALSGETPEINDTETYDNGVKVVPSYLLTPYSVDLSNYQELVVDSGYIKAEDLK, from the coding sequence ATGAAAAAACTAGCATCTATGTTCGCTGTTGCAGCGATGGCGGCAGGCGTTTTTGCCGCTCCCGTCTTGCAGGCACAGGCGCAGGACAAGGGCACTGTGGGCATTGCCATGCCCACACAATCCTCGCTGCGCTGGATCAGTGACGGCAATGAATTGAAAGCGGCGCTGGAAGCCAAGGGTTATGGTGTCGATCTGCAATATGCAGAGGACGATATTCCTAACCAGCTGGCCCAGGTTGAAAACATGATCACCAAGGGCGTGAAAGCCCTGGTTGTGGCCTCGATTGATGGCACGACCCTGTCTTCTGTGTTGCAGCAGGCGGCCGATGGCGGTGTGCTGGTTGTGGCTTATGACCGGTTGATCCGTGATAGCGGCAATGTGGATTATTACACCACTTTCGATAATTTCCAGGTTGGTGTTTTGCAGGCGAACTCGCTGGTTGACGGGTTGAAGGAACGCTTCCCCGACGGCAAGCCGTGGAATGTTGAACTGTTTGGTGGTTCGCCTGACGATAACAACGCCTTCTTCTTTTATGATGGCGCGATGTCGGTCTTGCAGCCGATGATCGATGCCGGTGACATTGTGATCAAGTCTGGCCAGATGGGCATGGACAAGGTGGGTACGCTGCGCTGGGACGGTGCTGTTGCACAGGCCCGCATGGACAACCTGCTGTCGGCTCATTATTCCGATGGTGGTCGGGTTGATGGCGTTCTGGCCCCTTATGACGGGCTGAGCCGCGGTATCATTTCGTCGCTGCGCGGTGTGGGTTATGGCGCTGCTGACCAGCCCTGGCCGATTGTGACCGGGCAGGATGCCGAGACCCCCTCGGTCAAGGGCATTATTGCCGGTGAACAGTATTCGACCGTGTTCAAGGACACGCGCGAACTGGCCAAGGTGACGGCAAATCTGGTTGATGCGGCGCTTTCCGGCGAAACCCCGGAAATCAACGACACAGAGACCTATGACAATGGCGTCAAGGTTGTGCCGTCCTATCTGCTGACCCCGTATTCGGTTGACCTGTCCAACTATCAGGAACTGGTTGTCGATAGCGGTTACATCAAGGCTGAAGACCTGAAATAG
- a CDS encoding sugar-binding transcriptional regulator encodes MDHTLTSAPQDEADKRLDDAARAGWLYYVAGRRQDEIATILGVSRQSAQRLVSLAVSSGLVKVRIDHPIARCMELGQQLRTRFGLQHVDIVPADPMSQSTIVGIAEAGAAEIERCLKNPDAKIIAIGTGRTLKAAIDRLPKMDCPQHRIVSLAGNIAPDGSASFYNVIFALADVSKARSYPMALPVVASSAEEREMLHNQPLVAAPLKLAQSADIAFVGVGELGPGAPLHADGFVSTAELEELRRAGAVGEICGWAFDAQGKIIDGLTNTRVASGTLPSTKTCLVIAMAKGERKLPGIRAAIIGGLVNGLITDETTAEALLAP; translated from the coding sequence ATGGATCACACGCTCACATCCGCCCCGCAAGATGAGGCCGACAAGCGCCTCGACGATGCCGCCCGTGCGGGCTGGCTCTACTATGTTGCCGGGCGGCGGCAGGATGAGATCGCAACCATTCTCGGCGTCTCGCGCCAGTCCGCCCAGCGGCTGGTTTCGCTCGCTGTCAGCTCTGGCCTGGTCAAGGTCCGGATCGATCACCCCATCGCCCGTTGCATGGAACTCGGTCAGCAGCTGCGCACCCGTTTTGGCCTGCAACATGTCGATATCGTCCCGGCCGATCCCATGAGCCAGTCCACCATTGTCGGCATTGCAGAGGCAGGGGCCGCCGAGATTGAACGGTGCCTCAAAAATCCTGACGCGAAAATCATCGCCATCGGCACCGGCCGCACCCTCAAGGCCGCCATTGACCGCCTGCCGAAAATGGATTGCCCGCAACATCGCATTGTCTCGCTGGCTGGCAATATCGCCCCCGATGGCTCGGCCTCGTTCTACAACGTCATCTTCGCTTTGGCCGATGTCTCCAAGGCCCGCAGCTACCCCATGGCGCTGCCGGTCGTTGCCTCCTCCGCCGAAGAGCGCGAAATGCTGCATAACCAGCCCCTCGTTGCCGCGCCGCTCAAACTGGCGCAAAGCGCCGACATTGCCTTTGTCGGCGTCGGCGAGCTTGGCCCCGGGGCGCCCCTGCATGCAGACGGCTTTGTCAGCACCGCCGAACTCGAGGAATTGCGCCGCGCCGGTGCCGTCGGCGAAATCTGCGGCTGGGCTTTCGATGCGCAGGGCAAAATCATTGACGGGTTGACCAATACCCGCGTTGCCAGCGGCACCCTGCCCTCCACAAAAACCTGCCTCGTCATCGCCATGGCCAAGGGCGAACGCAAGCTTCCCGGCATCCGCGCCGCCATCATCGGCGGCCTGGTTAACGGTTTGATAACAGACGAAACCACAGCAGAAGCCCTGCTCGCACCTTAG